TTTCAGTTTTCTTGTCCATAATTCTTCACGACCACGGACCCGATCACAGGATCGATCTCGATCCTGAAGGTCTTCTTTTTGGTTCCGAGAATGATCTCGCATGACCCAACCGTTCCCGACGCGTCGGCGATAATGTCGTATTCTCCCCCGTAGATCCCGCCCCGGACAGGGTCCACCACACTGATGGCGACGCCCTCCGGAACCGCGCGGCGGGCCGCTCCTTTGAGGCCGTAGGTCCTGCGGTTAAGGTCGATCGTCACGCGCCGCTCTCCCCTTACGCTCATCGCCTCTATGCGCGCCATGCGAATGAGACCCGAAAGCTCCCGCGCCGTACCGTCAAGCTTCGCCGAGGGGAGACGGTTCGCGAAATGCACACCAGACAGGCCAAGAAAGAGCACCATGA
The nucleotide sequence above comes from Syntrophorhabdus sp.. Encoded proteins:
- a CDS encoding prepilin-type N-terminal cleavage/methylation domain-containing protein, which encodes MKMKDSGFTLLELVIVMTLMVLFLGLSGVHFANRLPSAKLDGTARELSGLIRMARIEAMSVRGERRVTIDLNRRTYGLKGAARRAVPEGVAISVVDPVRGGIYGGEYDIIADASGTVGSCEIILGTKKKTFRIEIDPVIGSVVVKNYGQEN